A genomic segment from Nicotiana sylvestris chromosome 1, ASM39365v2, whole genome shotgun sequence encodes:
- the LOC138874538 gene encoding uncharacterized protein: protein MALNNRPHGTLPADTQINPKEQGPKQLMEVSLRNGRDLDLEQEITRESRTTETLVLVPIEIDDSTGLTEVNIPLIDALKEIPRYAKMMKDLMSRKFDFQDLATVIRTQTYSSVVMRPIAEKLSDPESFTIPCTIGNFAFAKALCDLGASINLKTLSIYKRLGIGRAKPMSMLLQQADRTVKIPSRILDDVLVQVGKPSEFANCSLIDTMDVVLEEDDEALNVKYPLAAYLMNLDEANGEDLVLTKYKTAIGYTIADIKGISLAFCMHKILLEDEHKPSREHQRSLNPNMKEVVKKKVIKWLHAGIIFPISNSNWVSPVQCVPKKGGMTVVKNKKNELISTQTVTGWQICMDYMKLNLATRKDHFPFPFIDHMLDRLAERPHFCFLDGCSGYNQISIAPEDREKTSFTCPYGIYAFRRMTFGLCNTPATFQRCMMAIFTDMVDKIMEVFMDDFSVVGNSFDDCLVNLRVAFEELKKRLVTTPIIVAPNWKQLFELMCNASDYVVGAILR from the exons ATGGCCCTAaataatcgtcctcatgggacgTTACCTGCAGACACCCAAATCAATCCGAAGGAGCAGGGCCCAAAGCAGCTGATGGAAGTGAGTCTCCGAAATGGTAGGGACTTAGATCTGGAGCAAGAAATTACTCGCGAAAGTAGGACGACTGAGACACTGGTGCTAGTACCCATTGAGATAGATGATTCAACAGGTTTAACTGAG GTAAacattccattgattgatgctttaAAGGAAATTCCTAGGTATGCAaagatgatgaaggacttgatgtcccgcaAGTTCGACTTTCAAGACTTGGCCACGGTTATACGGACTCAAACCTATAGTTCTGTTGTGATGAGACCCATAGCCGAGAAGCTGTCTGATCCAGAGAGTTTCACAATCCCTTGCACAATAGGCAACTTTGCTTTTGCTAAGGCATTGTGTGATCTGGGAGCTAGCATAAATCTTAAGACCCTATCTATCTACAAAAGGCTAGGCATTGGAAGAGCTAAACCCATGTCTATGCTATTACAACAGGCTGACCGAACCGTGAAGATTCCCTCTAGGATTCTAGATGATGTATTAGTGCAGGTTGGGAA ACCCAGTGAATTTGCCAATTGCTCTCTAATAGATACAATGGATGTAGTGTTGGAGGAGGACGATGAAGCATTGAATGTTAAATACCCCCTAGCAGCTTATCTCATGAACTTAGATGAAGCTAATGGTGAAGACTTG gtactTACTAAGTACAAGACTGCAATTGGGTATACCATTgcagacattaaggggatcagtctagccttctgtatgcataagattctgctggaagatgagcacaaaccttccagagaacatcAAAGAAGTTTGAACCCTAATATGAAAGAAGTGGTGAAAAAGAAAGTGATTAAATGGTTACATGCGGGAATCATATTCCCCATCTCTAATAGCAACTGGGTTAGCCCAGTGCAGTGTGTACCAAAGAAGGGAGGTATGACGGTagtgaaaaataagaaaaacgagTTGATCTCTACACAGACAGTAACAGGTTGGCAAATCTGTATGGACTACATGAAGTTAAACTTGGCTACCAGGAAGGACCATTTCCCATTTCCATTCATCGATCATATGCTAGATAGACTGGCAGAGAGGCCTCACTTTTGCTTCCTGGATGGGTGCTCAGGGTATAATCAGATTTCCATTGCCCCAGAGGATAGAGAGAAAACATCGTTCACTTGCCCTTATGGAATCTATGCTTTTCGGCGAATgacctttggcctatgcaacacgcccgccacattccaaaggtgcatgatggctaTCTTCACAGATATGGTAGATAAGAtaatggaggttttcatggatgacttctcagtggtggggaattcATTCGATGATTGCCTTGTGAACTTGAG